From the genome of Phoenix dactylifera cultivar Barhee BC4 chromosome 5, palm_55x_up_171113_PBpolish2nd_filt_p, whole genome shotgun sequence:
GGGCGACGCGCTTCTTCACGTGGCCCGACTCTCGCGGTGTCCCGTGGCGGGACGTCCTCCGGGAGAACGCCCGCCGCGAGTTCGAGGAGGCCCGCTTCGAGCGCGACCCCGAGGTCGTCACCCGCCTCCTCATCGGCGGCCGCGACGCTGTCCAGAAGGCCCTCGATAAGCTCGTCGAGGCCAGCAAGAAGGCGATGGCCGAGGACGAGGAGCAGAGAAGAGGAGGGAGATAGGAGAGAGCGAGAGGGAAAAAATGGTCTTTTTAttttgtggttggtgagctttCCGATCCCTGATCGCCTTTCTCTCCAATCCCTCTTCTCTTCCCTGTTTTTGGTGGTAAATCCTGTTGTCTGTCTATCTTTTGTATAATAATTAGAAATTTTATTGGTGCATGGTGTTAATGGTATCAATAATATGAAATGGTTATCAAATTACCCACTTGTTGTTTTATCAACTGCTTGGGTATTCAGCAAAGAGCACATAAAGAGGAGTTTCAGATCAAAATTTCTATTTGATTTCATTTGGATGAGAAAAAATATTGGAGCTTTGAGATTCAAGAATAtgaggggtttttttttttttttttttacatcaagaattgcttgttaattgcgTTCAATGAGTGTCAGAACCCAACTCACCATGTTCAAAAGCTATTTAGGACCATAAAGATAATTGTTTTTAAGGCCTCACCATTTTACTTGATGTTGTTGCTGACTCTGGTCTGAGCTGCATTTTCCATTTTGTGGCTCACTGGAATCACACCTGGAAGCCCATTCCAGGTAGCAAGTCCTTTTCATCCTGTTTGGTGTAATTTCTACATGTGTTATCTGTTAGTCtagttcctttttctttctgtaGCCAACTCTACATGCATCCCCTTCAATAAGACATAATCTTCAGGTGTGGCATCAGGTCCGAAAGCCAAAACCTAAACAGTATGTCAAGATCACCTTGTCAATTATAGAATGAAAAATACTTGAACCGAGAAAAAGTGATTTTGGTTGTATAATTAGAACATGTTATAGTGGTTGGCTTAGCATTCCCTGAGTAGGTGCTTCATAGTTTCTGTTTTGGTAggagatgctgattttgcttcATTTATTGCTGTTgtgtttcatgatttttttctttaatatgcTGGCTAATGGCTTATCTTAAGTTTGTTCTGAAAATCATAGAGTTTGGAAAGGTCACCTCCTATGATACAACCACTGGTGAAACTGTAGTTACACAAATGGAGAATGAAATCTATAATAGTGCAATTGTTGCCTCAGAACTAATCCATAAAGGGGTTTGAAAAAACGATGGCCTGCTTGAGCTGAAAGCGATTGACACATCTTAGTTTAGGCATCATTGTATCGCAAGCCTCTTTGAGTTTACAATACACAAGCTCGACGGCCACTTTTGCAGCTTCCTTGAAATCCCTGGATGCAACATGAGCAGAAACCAAAGTCTGAAACTGTCTGTTTGTTTAAACCTTTAATGTCATTTTAGATAATTCTAGTTTCTAGGGTTTTAACTATCAGTGCCACCATCATTCTTAGACAGAAATACCATTTTTTGTTGATTTATCTTTTTCGAACAATACTTATGTTATTTTCTTATAAAGCAAAATGTTTTTAATGCTTTCAAGTATTTTTGCACCTTTCCATTTAAAATCTTATCTCCACATGAACAAGTTGATGGAGGTCAGTGttctctttttaaaaaaatgttgatACATCTCCAATATTgtaactcctttttttttctccagcaCTTTGTTGTGAGGATGAGCCTTGGTGTAATGATAAGGTTGCTCTATTGGGGCCTAAAGGTCATGGGTTCCAAACACAGAAACATGCGGGTGTAAGGTTGCATAGACCTGACTCTCCCTAGACCGAGGGAGCCTTGTCCATTTGGGCTGCCCTTTTCAACAGTCTACTGTATTTCCCATTAAACTGCAACATTACACACCACTTTTCCATGCTGAAACCAACAGTTGCTTGCAAAGATATCCAAAATATTGTGCATATCTGTTGAAGTTACTGAATGCTTTGTTTGTTGCTTAACAAATATCTCAGAGAAGCTCAACACGCATGCATACACATGCCGTGCTTGTTTTTCCAACAGACTAGTTAGGACTTAGGAGGGTTCATACTATTTGAGGATGTGAAGTGATATTGTCTCACTCTTCAATTTGGGAAGTTTGCTTCCTTCTTCATTTTGCCCAAAGTGGGAATTACTAGCAACCAAGTGTTTACAAGGCTGAAGCGAAGGTGGGACAAGACTTGTTGATGGTGAACCTGGTTCTTCTAAATTTAAAATTCTATGCTGCTGTGTTGATTCAGATGTTGAAGTGATTGTAAACCTGGTTCTCCTTCATCTAAAATTTTATGTTGCTGTGTTGATTCAGATGTTGTTGAAGTGATATAGCATCCTTATTTAGGAATAATCTAAATAGTCCGTCTTGATCAACATAACCAGAGGTAGTAATTTTGCTAAGGAATTTTTCCTCTAACAAGTACATGTAATCTCTGCTCTTTTTCTTTGTAGGTGTTAGTAAATGCCTTGAAAAGGATTTCTCATTTCAAAAGAAATATGCCTATTTATTGGATATTTTTATCTTGGAGGTTACCTAACTGGGAACTTAGGAGTACTGGTTGAGTGTTAAGCACTAGGCTGGTAGATGCCTTTCGGTTTTCCTGGGATCTTTATATCTGGGATTTGGCGTACAATAGCAGCTTGGCTCTTTACCCAAAAAAGTAGCTTGGCTGGTGTTATTCAAATGCTTTAGTGGGTAATGTTCTTACACTTAATGTCAAATTTCTCGAATAGATGCTTTCTATGTATCCCAAGTTATATTTTAGATATTCTCTCTCGGAGTCTGAAAACATTCCACATGTGATACCAATGGCCTTCATCCTTCACATATAGGTCCTTCTAGTATCTCACATctgtatttttttcttatatatcCACCAGCAAtagttttttaaatatttttgatgataTCACATTGCATCAATTGATTATTCATATTTATCTGAAAGTATCAAAGTTGCTCAGGTTTTTCATATCCTCAGTCGGTAATTACTTACCGCCTACAATGCACTGATCaataagggagaagaaaagaagaaagactgATGTGTGCTGAGGAAATTATTGTTTTATTGTACTTTGGACATGCTGCACTGCTCTCACAGATTTAATCCTAGATACATGGACAGATATTTATGACAGATTCGGAATATACTTTCTCAAGCAGCTGCCCCTTGAAAAGTTCATCTTGGTACTTCGAACAATTGACATCGCATTGCAGATTCAGAGTACATAAATTTGACCCAGAAACAGCTGAAACAAATTCCTTTAACTGGTCTTCCTGCCTCCGAAGCAAATTAGTTCTGTTCTTTAGGTTTCTCTGTCAACAAAGTCGTAGACATTCAGGTTGGGCATGCTTTAATGTTCTCAAGTTCCTAGAGCTTCCAATGAATTGAGCTCACAATGCTCCAATGTCTCCACACCTCCAGCAAATCAgcctcataaaaaaaaaaagcttggtTTAACATGAACCTTTTCTCTGTTTCACCTTGTAAGCTTATTTGTTCAGTAGTTCAAGTTCATTTGTGGATTTTGTGCTTCTTGAAACAGTATGACGACTTTTTATCTCAGTTTCATCATCATTTGAGCCTGCTAATCATTGCATTACCTCTGTATACTTGGGAGGTAGTGTTTTATCAACAACATCAGGATCCAATCTATGAAGGAGAAAATCACCAATAATCACCACAACAACAGAACCCATCAGTGAAGTGATGATAGATCCTTGTATCCCCTATAATAATCTTCCTTTTGCTATATCTAGATATCAACTTAATAGCATGATGGCAGTCATTGCATATCCTGACATTCTTCCGTACAAGGATAGGACTTCCCACTGTTGTGGATATTAAGCCGAAAACAACTGCAAGCCTTACACTGTGCCTTTTAGGCATCGCTGTTTTCTTTGCTTCTACTTCTACTGGGTTCAGCACAAAATTGGAATCATTTGCAGTTTCCCCTATTCCCTTTGAGAGTATGTCTGATACTTCATGGATTATATTGCTTTGGTCATGTGACATGTCTCCATTAATAAAACTGCATGTCTTGCCATCAAGCTCAAGCAGGCTCCTAGCTGTTGTCTTTTGTATCCCTTCTTCCTTCATGAGATATCTCACCCTTTCGACATCTGACCACCTCCCAGCATCAGCATACATACTAGAAAGCAAGACATAACAGCCGGTATTGTCATGTTCCAATTCAAAGATTTTCTCCGCTGCGAGCTCTGCCATTTCTATGTCGTTTTTGTTTCTGCTTGCAGTTAAAAGAGATCCCCAAATCCTTGCTGCTGGGACCAATGGCATTCTCCCTATGAAGTCTACTGCCTCTTTGAGATCTCCCGTTCGGCCTAGGAGATCGACCATGCATCCATAATGCTCGATCTGAGGAGAAATGTTGTATTCTTGTTGCATAGAATTAAAGTTCATCCAACCTTCATCTACCAAGCCTGACAAGCTGCAAGCAGTTAATACCGATACAAAGGTACTCTCATTTGGTTGAATCCCTTTGCTTTTCATATCAGAAAACAGATCTAATGCTATCTTCCCATGCCCATGAAACCCATATCCAATTATAATCGTGTTCCACGAAATGATGTCCTTGCACATCATTCTGTCGAATACCTCTCTTGAGGTCTTCAAATCACcacaccttgcatacatatatatgatgccATTCAACACCAAGGTGTTGCTTCCATACTTGGACTTCACAACATAACTGTGTA
Proteins encoded in this window:
- the LOC103703824 gene encoding uncharacterized protein LOC103703824, whose amino-acid sequence is MAASSLFRPKLRRRLPLSTSSLIARRSLHEGPDTVEELLERHLVNKSPRDGEEDELDARRRLTSTRREVLGLYRDILRATRFFTWPDSRGVPWRDVLRENARREFEEARFERDPEVVTRLLIGGRDAVQKALDKLVEASKKAMAEDEEQRRGGR